In Prionailurus bengalensis isolate Pbe53 chromosome D4, Fcat_Pben_1.1_paternal_pri, whole genome shotgun sequence, the DNA window AGGTTTCTGGTCTTGGGACCGCCAGCCCAGGTGACAACGTGAGGAAGCAGAGGCCCCAGCCGATCCCCAGCGAGAAGTGTGACAGGCTCCCCTCTCTGGGACAACAGAGCGCAGCTCCCATCCACGCCGCAGGCGCAGACCCTCCCCCGGCAGGGCTAGTCCCAGGATCAGCAGAGAAACCCTGGCGCAGTTTTTCAAAGGTGTTGTTTTGGGGGTGTTCATCATAGCAGCGGTGGACATAAGGGATTGGGAACAGTGATGGGACCCTTGGGTCTGGTGCACGTTGGGGAGAGAAATCAGTTGAGCAGTAGAGTGGGTGTGAGGTCTCTACGTGCGGAGTGGGAGACCTAGGGGTCACCTCCTGCAAGACCCACTGTCTGTGTCCAGGATGTGACCTGCCAGCGCAAAGTCAGCTCCACCAGCAAAGGCCCTCCAGCCTTTTCCTGGGGCTCAGAGACCGGAGTGAGTGAAGAGAAGCCTCACTGCAGGGGGTCCCCTCCCAGCCAGGCTGCTGGACTCAGCGAGCACCTGAGCTGGATAAGGGGACGCAGGGGAGCCTCCTTCCGGCATCGGCGGCCCAGACCCGCCATTCCGTGGTCCCAGTCCCGCTCCACCGTTGCGAACCATGCGGCCTGGGCAAGGTTGTTAACCCTGGGGCCTCGGTTGTCCTCCGACTGTGGACAGGACACTCGCCATGCATCCGCTCGGATGGGCTGTGACCATTCCAGAAGGCAAAACAGATATAAAGCTGGATGGCATCTGGCCCGTTTGGGGACAGAGGGGGCTCCACGGCTCGCCTTCCTCGCATCTGCCCAAGAGGCTCTCAGGCCACAGCACCGATCAGGCAGTTGATGTGAACCTGACTACGTGGGAGACAGAAACGCAGCCCTCAGTGCAGCTGCCACAGGAAGTGTGCCGCTGAGCAGGggactggtggggaggggggttgcaAGGATGGCCCTGCTCCCTCCAGGCGGGCGGTAGGAGCTGCCTTCTGGCTCTTGGAGGAAGTGACATGCCGCTTCCCTTTCGGCCAGTGTGGGGTCCCGGTCATCCTGTGTGGGGTGTTCTCGGTGGGCAGGAACAAACCCAGGCTTCCCCTACTCTTGAGGTATGTCTTCAGCTTTCTGAGCTCAAGCTCTGAGCAGGGACCCTCCCTGGAACTGGGGGGACCATGGGTGCCAAGCTCTGGGATGTGGCAAGGCCTGCTGGCACCCCCCCGATCCCCAGATGCTGTTTGAGAAGGTGGCACCCTGCCACCACCTGGGCTCCATCCGGTCCCAGTGGGACAAAAAGGGAAACGGGCAGCTGGCTCCCAGTGTCAGTGCCACGGTCACCCAGGTCAACAGCGTGGCCTGCTGCTTCGAAGACCAGAGTGTGACGGCTGGGCACAGGGCCGGGGTGCTGGAGCACTGGATCCGAGTGGCCAGAGCATAAGAAACTCCTCTTTTCCTCAGAGTTAGGCCTCCAGCTAGAGTTGCCTGGTCCCTCCCGCTGGGACGGAGCCTCCCCAAGGCTGTTAGGTCAATGGGGAGCGGGGAGGGTGTACTTTCTTCCCCAAAGCAGCCCAGAGCTCCCCAGAGTGCTCACAACCAAACCGAGCTTACAGCAAAAATGGACATGCCTGGGGCGGGCCAGGTCTGGGGGCACCCTGGGactccccactctgcccccaggGCACGGTAGCATTCTTCCTGGATGCGTCCTCAGTCCTCAGCAGTAACTTACCCTGACTTGACCCCGGCTCCACAGGCCACGCCCCATCGGCCCCAGTTAGCGGTAATTTGTTAGCTGGGGAGAAGCACCAGGAGGCTAATGAATCCCTGGAGGGTCCTTCCCGACCCGACCCCAGAACCTTCCAGGtgcaggaggaagcagaggggcgCTGCCTGGTGCCCTAGCGGCCCCGCCCCGCTCGGCGAGAGGCCTTGCCCAGGTCACCCCCCCCAGGGGGTGAAGGCGGCGCTCCCCGCAGGGGATCCTCCTGAGAGGCCCCCCCGCCGCCCGGCAGCGGCTCAGCCTAGCCTCCGCAGAGAGGAGGCCCCAGGTTCGGGGCCGCTCTCGGGGTGCGGGACAGGTGCTTTGCACAGATCGATTCCTGCAGTCCTGCCCCCCACGGGACGTGGGTCACCGGATCTCCGTTTCGCCGGCTCGCACTCTCCAGGAGGAGGACCCGGGGCTGCCGCCCGCAGCGGACCGAGCCGGGGGCGCCGGCAGAGAGTGGGAGCTCCAGCCGGTGGGGCCTGGCTGTCTCTGGGGACGGCTCCCGGGGAGCGACAGGCggcagcagaggcagggagactcCACTAGGGGGCGCTGCGGCGGCGTGCTGGGGACGGCGCGGTTTGGCCCTCGCGGGCCGCCGTACGCGATATAAAAGGCGCACCGCGCGTGCGCGCGTCCTTTCCGGGCGGTGGCGGCGTGTCCGCGTGGTGCGAGCGGCCTGGTTCCCGGAGGCCCGGGCGCCCGCCGCCCCGCCAGGCTTGCCAGCCGTGACCCGAGCTGCGGCCGTGCGCCCCCGGTGCCGGGCCGGCCGCGGAAGGGACGGCAGGCCCCGGGCCAGGCGGCGGGCGGGTCCGGACCTTGCTGAGCGCCCGCCGCCCTCCCTCGCGGGTTGAGACCCGGAGGAAGTGGCCTCCCGCCTCTGGCCACGcgttgtttttgctttaaaaagcgGGTCGGCTGCCCCTCATTCCCTGGTCGGGTGTGGCCGAAAGGCGGCTTCCGAAGCGCGGTGGTGTGAATGCCGCTGCTGAGCCGGGGGCCCGGTGGGGACAGGCATTCCTAGACCTGGTCCCCGGGCTCCATACGCGGCCAGCCAGTGACCTTAGTTTCCCACACTCGAGTTAGGCGGGGACCGGGGAGGGGGACGGTAAATGGGTTTTGGGGGTTCCTGGCCACGCGTAGGCCTGGTGGCAGGGTCTCTGGACGCCGAACGCAAGCAGAACAGCCCAGGAGAAGTGGCTCCTTGTGGGTTTGCCGGAGTTTtacaaagtttcctttttctgtagGGAGTTTGCTAGAGACCGAGCACCTGGGAGGGCGTCCTGGGGTCTCAGGTGAGTCGACACGGAGGCGCTGAAACAAGTCCGCCCTGACGTGTGGCGTGTGTGTGGTTTTCTGAACGGGGGCCAGTCCACCATCCATGCGGTCAGGGGAATAACCCTTGAGTTGCTGGTGTTCCCGGCACAGAGCTCACTGCCCCCAGAGGCGTTGCAGGTGTGGCTGCGTTGGTGTCACATTTGTGTCATTTGgcggcagagagaagggaggcttGTCTACGCCCAGCGTTCCGGCTGCAGAACGTCTGGATGATTAATGGCCTGACAGCGGACAGGGAGCTAGACCGTAGATGGCGCTTCCTGGCACCCGGGAGCCTCACGTGAAAGCCCTTCCGTTGTGTCGCAGCTCTTGGGTGGCCTCGGATGGTGAGGCGGTCCGGCCTTTGACAGCAGGAGGCAGGAGTGAGTCGCTGACGAGCAGGGATGAGCAGAAGAGGTGAGTGGATTTCAGGTAGGCTGACCTGCTGAAGGGCTGAGGGTTCCCCGCCCCAGGGATGAAAAGAATTGAAGGCACCTGAAATTTCCTTTGGGGGAGACCGAGCACCGGCCCCTATCCATCTAACCTTCAAATGACTCTGGGTCAGAGCGTTAGCGGGCTCTGCCTCCTGAAGCAAGTTGGATGCGTTGCGCAGCCAGAAACTCGAGCGGTCAAGTTGCAGGGTTTTGACAATGCGGAGACCGTGGCACAGGCCGGCCATCCTATCTTTCTCCGGTTTTAAGAATTGCAGGGCACTGTTTCCTGGCCCGTCCCCTGGTTTGTGGCTTTCTGGTCCGTTGGTTAGTAgctcttggggggtgggggggcggggcgggcagcaACCCCTCAGGAAGGAAGGCCCTCCCGGCTGCACTGCGGTCCCCCGGCTACATCGGGCACTAAGGTGCCAGTGCGGGCTGCCCGTTGGGGCTCCTAAAGGTGACCgcagaaaagttaaaaaggatCACCTCGTCCGTAGCAGCCGGGGTTGGAAACACGAGTGACAGGCAGGACGAGAGACCGCTCGAAAGCGCCTCCCTGCCACGCGCCTCGCCAGACGGCTGTCACAGTCCCGCAGAGGTAGAGGCTGGTGTCTGATTTGGTAACGGTAATAATGGCGGCCAACTTTACACGGTGGTTTTTGGGGGTCAGGGTATTTGTTCCTTAATCCAGGAAGGAAGGGGACTGCCAGCCTGTGAACGTGGGCCAGAATAACACCGTCACCGTCCAGACCGAGGTGGAGAGGAGACGCTGGCCCCAGCAGGTGAGGTGTTACCCCGCCGCCTCCTTGCTGGGGGTCGGGGGGGTGGCTGTGCCCCTCAGACGCCGGGCCTCCCGGCACCACAGACACAGCTGCTCTGCTGCACCTGTGACGTTGGGGCAAAGAGGAAGCGGCTATTTCTACGCTCAGTGCTCAGAACCGTGGGCACTAAGAATGGTTTGTAGCCGAACATGCCTGCCAGCTGCCGCGGGCGGTGCTTACGCGCCACAGGTAGCCCTGCCTCTGGGCTTCTAGCTGGAACGCCGAGCGGGGCACCAGCCGCTTTGCCCTTCGGGTTCTCGTGTGTAAGATGACCCTCGTCACGGGGGGCGCATGGAGGCGAGCGTGTGGCCGGCCTTTGGCCCGCTGGGACTGACCAGGAGAGGGTCTCCCTCTTGGAAGCGATCGTTCTGTAGGTCTGTCTGGGGAGGGCTTTCTGGAGGTCTTCGGGCGAGTGTGTTTTGCACTCCTGCTGCTCCGAGTGGCTGGGGCTTCTAAGCCCTGCGCCCCCACACCCTGCTCTAAGGACCCTTGAGACAGCAGAGCAGGAGGTGGGCCCGGAGGGCGGGTGGGGGAACACCAGAGGGCCACACCTGGCTTTGTCCTGCCAAGGAGACGCCGCAGTGCCACCTAGAACCCTATACGTGACCCTCCAGACCAGCGTGCTGGCGAGTGGAGGGGGGCGGTCTGGGTAAACCGCACTCGGGTAGCGGTTGTGACGAGGGCTGTCCTGCCTTGTTTTCAGGTGGAGAGCCCAGCCGGCCCAGCCAGGCGAGATCCAGGCCGTCTGCTCAGGGTGAGACATTCCCTGATACAAAGCCGAGAAGTAGCAAGGTATTTTGCATTGCTTTCTGAAACGCTTGTGCAGAGTGCTGGCGTGTTGGAAAGCAGTCCTGTGGCGTGGGTCtgcggggcgaggcggggagtGTTGAACTGTTCGTTGGGCCCCCTCTGACTccaaaaaatccaagaaaagtaGACGCGATTGAGAGCACAGACGAGGGGTCAAGGTACGTCGGGGGGCCAGGGCCTCCACTTTTGACGCAGCGATTGTTGGCAGAGCTGCCTCGCCTCTGCTTTCGGAGGAGCCCCCCCCCCGCTCGGAGGCCGCCCCGCGCGGGTGTCTCGGGTCCTCATTCTTCCTCCCCGGCCGCTGCGTCCCGCGGGGAGCAGAGGTTTCGAGCTGCCCGGAGTCCGGGGTTCTAAACTGTCGCTTGTGCCGCGTGTGGACTATTTGCCCTGCACACAAGGGAGGAAAATGCGGACGGGAGAGGTGATTTCAACGCAAGGTGGAACGGGGGTTGAGAACCAACGCTGAAGACGCGGGAGGACGGCTGGAGTCGGGAACAGGTTTAGGCAAACGGTGCTGAAGTAAGCTGAAGGATTGAGTGCtgttatttctcaataaaactgtttctcTGTCGGCAAAACTCGAGGCTAAACCGGTCTTGAATAAGCCGTCTTGACTTGGCTTCTCCTCAGTTTGCTTAGCGGAGGCCCCGTGGCGACGGGGAGGGCGGGTGGGCAGGCGCACGCACCGGTGGGTATGGGGGTGGGGCGGCTTTGCTCTGCTGAGCTGCCACCTGGTGGTTTGACCGGGTGACATTTAGAGGAGGGCGTGGGCTGGGGTGTCCGCCCCAAGTTCCTGAGTCACTTCCCAGGCAGGGTTTTAAATAACCCCTTGGAGTTCGGCCTGCAAAAGCCCACGGCCTCGGGAGTTGTCCCCGGTGACCTGGGGCAGGGAGGTGCGCTGACCCCAGCTCGCAGAGTCAGTCCCTGATCATCGTGTAGAGGTCTTGAAGCCGTGACCCCAGGACGAGAGAGGGAGCCGCCTGCTCGCACCCTGGGGCTGGCTCCTGCTCCTTCTGTGGGGCAGGTCGCAGCCTGCAGATTCTCAGTTCCTTGCACAGGCCTGGGCTCCTCAACAGTGGGGAccccggggggcggggagtggtGCCGGGCTCCTGCAGCTTCtctttggggaggggcagggaaaatgCTGGACTCTCCCAGATAGTGGGTTTTCCACGTTGGGGTTCACTGAAATCCAAATTTCTCCAGTGTGTTCTGTGAGCCCGGCACCGCAGGAGGGGTGGTCTGGAACCAGAAAATGAGCTGCTTGCCAGTAACCGTGCAGAGCTGGGCTCCACGCTTCCTCCCAGAGCACCACTGCCATTGTGCCATAACCTCAGCAGTCCCGGTCCCATCCCCACTCcactcctcctgcccccccccccccccggatgtGGCTGGGCTCTAGGAGACCCCAGCGCGATGCCCGCTGAGGCCTTTTCCCACAGCTAGACCCTGGGGGCCACGCGTCTTCCGTCCGCAGCCCCTACCTCTGAGCCCAGGTGGCTGACGGCCGGTCTAGGGTCCAGGGTAAGGGACTCCGGGGCACTCACAGAAAAGCTGTTTATTTACATCACGAGTCCTTAAAGGTAACAAAACCTTGGGAGGGTCCTTCAGCCCCTGGTGGTCAGGCTCCGCGTACTCCCGTcctgctcccccgcccccaccccagcctcctggTCCAGCTCGACAGCCCCTCTGTCTGGTCGTGGGGTCTGGAGAGCTGGGAAGGCGGGGCGTGGGGGAAGGGCTCCACACCACTTCCCGGGCTTCTGTGCAGACCGGCCGCCTGGCCAGGCCCCCACCCGCCTCGGTCCTGGCCCTGGCCGCCTCGGCAGAGCTGGCCCGGCAGGGCGAAGAGGGAGGAGTGGCTCGCTAGGGCCCCGGGCGCCCCCTGGTGAgcgggagggcgggaggggggcgCCCTCAGGAGTACTTGGTGTTGGAGATCTTCTTCCAGAGCAGGGTCTTGAGGTGGCTCAGCACCAGGGAGTGGTGCGCCTCCACCTGGCTGGCCAGCCCGCTCAGCGTGGTGCAGGTGCGCAGCTGCTTGCCCAGCTCCTCGCGCAGGTCGGCGGGGGCGCCGGGCAGCAGGTAGTCCCGCAGCAGCTCGCACACCTTGGCCAGGTTGGGCTGGATGAGGTCGCCCTTGCACTGGCGCATGAGCTTGTCGCAAGGGGCCCTGCAGTCCCGGCCGTACGTGCAGTCCGCGCTGTGCTCGCAGTGGCGGCCCCGCAGGAAGCGGCGCACGGCGGCCTCGGGCGCCACCTGCTGCAGGTCCGCCATCTTGAAGTCGTACTTGGCCGTGTAGCCCACGTTGGCCAGCGTGGTCTCGCACATGTAGAAGGTCCCGTAGGCCCCGTGGAAAAGCTCCTCCACGAACTCCAGGAGCCCGATGGCGATCTTGGCCCTCCAGGGCCACGCGGGCCCCAGCCACTGCTGGAGGGCCGTGTGCAGGGCGGCGGGCAGCAGCGGGCGCAGGAGGGGTGGGAGAGCGGCCCCGTGCCAGGAGCCGTGTGGGACGCCCTCGGTGACGTAGAGGTCCCCACAGGAGCCCAGCAGCCTGGAGGCGTGGTCCTCCTGCAGGGACAGCAGCAGCAGAAACTCGTTCTGCTGCAGCAGGGCCCACACCGACTTGGCTTCCGCCAGGGACACCCTGCTGTCCTTGTTGAAGTCCGCCATGAGCAGGACCCGCCCGACCAGCGCCGGCAGGGACGGCAGGTCCCCCAGGTTCGCCTGACATCGGAGACCGAGGGAGAGGGACACCGAGTCATTTCAGGGCCCGCGGGCTTGACCGCATGGTGGGTTTCGAGGCTGGCAGGATGCCAGCCTTGACCTACTTGGTTCAGACCCTAGGAACCCCGTGCATCGGCCAGCTTGGGAGAGCCCGTCCAAGCGCACACAAGCAGGAGGGGACGACCCAGGGATGTGGGAAGACCTCTCACCACCTCCTGGGAGCCCTCCCTGGCCACTGGCACACCTTCCTTTCTCCAGGAGCCGTTCCTGGGGCTTTCTGGTCTCCACTGGTGCTCAGGGAGCTTGGGAGTGGGcacctcagcacagagctgagagGTGTGCGGGGCCGGTGACTTCTCATctgctcccacccacccccacctcccatgcACACAcagctccctgctccccccacagATGCCCCGGGCCAGGGAACGGGTCCTCTGCACCCAGGGGGTGGCCCCCTGAGCAAGCGTCTGCTTGCAGCCGAGGTCTAGCCAGACCCCTGTCCGGTGGGTACGGCCCCGACCCAGCCTGCCTCCTGCCCTGTGCACACATTCCTGGGGTCAACTCCACACCCAACTCGCAGGAGCCAACTGACCTTGAGAAAGCTGAGGGTCATCTCTCGGAACTCCTTAATCGAGGTGCCCCGTGTGGGCTTGTCAAACAGTACCAGCTCCTGCCGGGGGGCCGCGTCCGACCTGGCCTTGGAGTTGAGGCCCTCCTCGATGCCACACTTGATGGTCACTTCCTTGCCCTGCCACAGCCCGCTGTATACCTGGGTGGGGCCAGAGGAGCCCTCTGTGCAgacgtcgggggggggggggggggcggggggggatgaCAGAGAGCGGAGGGCCTGCCCCACACCCGACCCTGCGACCCCGCTGGGCTTACCTGCCGGCCGGGAACGGAGGAGAGGCAGGCCCTCCACTCCACCTTGTGCAAGTTGCACAAGTCCTGGCAGACGGAGCCGGAGATGATGCCCTTGCGGTACTGGTCACACTGCGGATGGGGACGCCAGGGGGCGGGCTGAGGCGGCGGGGCCCCTCTCCAGGCCGAGTCCTCACCCCGTCACCCACGTGGGGCACCCCGGGTGGGCAGCTCGAGGCCCCACCACAcctgccaggtgccccctggttCTCAAGCCACACCCCCTCTGGGAGGGCACCGCCGCCGCCACTGCAGCCAGCAACCTGCAGCCTCCAGCCACACCTGAGGCTCAGCGGACGGCCAAGGCACCGCCCAGAGCAGCTGGCAAGGGCCTCTGCTCACCGCGGCCTGAGAGCTGCCCCCCgccacccagccccccacctgCCAGGTCTGGGAGTCTGCTACTCCCTGGCGTGGGCCCCGCCTCTGCCCCGAGGGTGGCGTACAGGGAGCCTGGGGGCCAGCTGGGGGCACTGGCGCGGCTCCTCCCCGTGTCCGTCACCGGGGGCTTAGCCAGACCCACAGCCAGCCAGCCGCTTGCAGCGATAACCACGTTGGGCCCCCTCCTTTGCGGCCCCCTGAAGCCCGGGGGTCTGGGCTGACCCTGAGGAGGGTGGGAAAGCTTAGCGGTGACGGAGCGCGGCCCTTCCCCCCGAGGCGGGAGGTGCGGCCATCTGGAGCTCTGGAGCTTGTGGGGTGCATTCCTGGAAGTGCATCACCGTCGCCATGGAGCCCAGGCCCTTGCCGAGCCGGGCTTGGAGGAAGGAGAGCGAGGCGCCCAACGTGcggggggagggcgggcaggCCCAGGGACAAAACCCGAGGCCGTGGCTCAGCTCAGGGAGCCGGGAAGGAGGGTCCGTGCCACGGCGCCACGCGAACGATGCCGTCATCAGgatggcaaaagaaaagaaaatcccattcGCCCGCCTCGTAGGGGTGCCCTCCTCCACGAGGGGTGTGCCCCCCCCAGAACCCCACAGAACTGCAGGGCCTTGGAGGTGGGTGGGCGGGGGCGCACTGCCCTCCGGGCCCGGGGAGGGGCTCCCACAGAGGCTGAGGGGGCAGCGTGTCGCCTCGCCTCCCAGCCTGCTTCCCACCTGCACACGGGCCGCGGCAGGGGCTCAAGGCTAGTACCCACCAGACAGCCAGAGGCCACGGAGAACCCGACCCGAACTGCCCGTGGCCCTGCCGCGTGGTCGTGCACACGCTGTGGGGCTTGGGCGAGACAGAAGATACCCCCACGAGGCAGACACGTCCTCATGGACTGAGGGCCAGGCGCTCAGCAGCCGAGAGaccctgggggagggtggggggaggagctaCAGTCCCCCTTGTTGGGAGAGGGGCAGTCCCCTGCTGGGCCCCCAGCGGACCCTCAGGCTCAGAAACACCAGCTGACCCTCTAGTTGGCTGCTCCCTGCACCCCTAAGCCAGATCCCCAGCCCTCACCTCCTGCCTgatctccctgccccacccaccaccctcacCCCAGCCACCCTGCATCCCCCCACAGCCCTCCACAACCCTCACCACaggcctcccagggccccaggtcGCCTGCCCTGCACCTGGCTCCCCGGGCCCAccgagctgtccacacagcagggcctctccccacccagagcccccccccccatctgcccTCGTGTGTCCCCGGACCCCCTGGACCGTGAGGGCAGAGCCCTGTGTCTGGTGCCCAGCTCAGGCCTGGCTCCTGAAGGCCACCGAGAACAGGCAGGAAATGGGAAAGCCGTTCCCCCAGTGTGGACACCGTGTCCTCGGGGCCCAGTGCTGGCCTGTCCTGAGGAGGTGCTTAACCAACACTCTTGAAAACCCCATCACATGGGTTTTCCCACCTCCGgaccccccactccctccccactgccacgTCTGGACCTTCCCagttggggcccctgggggctctGTGCCAGAGCTGGCCTGTCTGAGCCCTCCCGTGGCCAGCTTCAGCCCCAcacaggacccccccccccggagaCAAGGCCCCCTTCATCTTCCAGGCTGCCCCGCTCCGGTGGGGCAGGTGCAGAGCCCCGAGTTCCTGATGCTCCAGGGTGGGTCCTGCAGGCCCATCGAGGGGGCGGCGGTACCCTGGCCACCTGCTCGCCAGGGGCTCCAGACTGCCCGGGAGAAGGCCAGGCAGGGTGCCGAGGGGGGTCAGAAGAGCCTGGGGCTTGTCGGTGCCCCGTGGGCTGGCGCGGCCCCTACCTCCCGCCAGAGTCACCGAGTGTCCACAGAAGCAGGGCGTGAGCTAGGTGTGCACACACGAGTCCGCGTGCCTTCACGTGTATGAGCATACGCAAGCTCGTCACGCCCTTCCCCTCCCACGCACACCCACAAACATACACACTCATGAGTGGCTCACACACGTCACATTCCCTGAGGCCACAGTCAgtgaccacccccctccccaccacggGAGGCTCTGAGGACCATGCCTCACAGCCTCCCTTAGCGAGGGGCCCTCGAGGCCACCCACATCTGCCCATCCCAGTCTCCCTGCTGAAAGTCCTCCCCCCAGACCTCTGTGAATGCGCCCAGCCGCCAGCCCATGCTGTCCTGCACACCTGCAGTGGCGTCCCcacggtccccccccccccccccccgtctcttcCGCAGCCAGCCAGAGACAGCTCTGCACGGCGCTCCCGGGCCCACCTGAAAGTCCACCCTGCTGGCGTCTTGAGGGTCCAGGGCatgccgcccccgcccccggccccgcacCAGCCCACGAGGCGACACTTACGATGACCACCTGGCAGACGTGCCCGCGGCAGAGCTCCGCGTAGGTCGAGTAGTGCACATACACCAGCCAGCTGCCCACAAAGATGCCCAGCCACAGCAGGAAGACGTACTTGACCCGGAGGCCCGGGAGCCGGCCCTGGGGGGAGACAGGAAGTGCCACGTTCGGGGTGCGTTTACCTCCCCCTCCACTGACCCCGGCCTTCCCGgcctacctcccacccccacccccggggccagCACCCTGCCGGGCTCCGGCTTCCAAAGCTGCCCACCACCCGGGGGCACTCCCTACGTCTCTCCTCCCAGTCTCCCTCCGCCCTCGGTGCACCCACTCCGGGCTGGGGGCCGCTGCCCGGTGCTCCCAGACTTTTAAATCACGCAGGCAGGCAAAGATAAGTTTCAAACCGAAGGGGCACAGAGTAGGCAAGTCTACTTTGACGAATAAAGACCTTTTTTCACAAATTCTCTCTCATCTTACCCTCATTTCATGACAACGTTGCAACCTCTGCACAAGGTCGAGGTGGAAAATCACCACCCGTGCACCCTGTCCTCTGACCGGTGGGCAGTTCCAGCTGGGCCAGGGCCAGCACGGGGGACGGGGCCGGGGGGCGCTGGCACAGGGGGCAGGGTCTCAGCAGCCCCCACCCGGGGAGCCTGGAAGGGACACGACCTCGCACACCCACGAGAACGGCCGCATTGTCCCGAGGGCCAAAGAGAGACACAACCCTAGGGTCGACCGACCGGTGAGGGGGGAAACAAAACAGGGTCCGTCCACACCGTGGAACGTCATCCGCTCTTTAAAAGGCAGGGAATCCCAACACAGGCTACAACgcggatgaaccttgagatcactgTCCTCAGATGAGCCTGTCACACACAGAAGGACAAGTCCTGTAGGACCCACTCACAGGAGGCCCTGGAGAAGTCGGATCCACAGGcgtggcggggaggggaggaTCCAGTCTGGGAAGATGAACACGTTCGGGGGACAGACGGGGGGACGGCTGCACGACCGCGTGAATGTGCCTGACGCCCCTGAACTGTGCCctcaaaaatggttaagatgctaAACTTCACATGGTGTGTATTTTCCCACAGTAaacaataaataagataaatagcccctgcccccactgccagAGGCCTTGTCCCAGATGTCTGGGTGGGCGGGGGACAGCTTCTGTGGGGGTTCAGCCCCCTCTGCCAGGTTTCCCCAGCTGATGAGCAGAATCGCAGGATGTGAGGGCCCAGACCCATGCACAAGCAGGTGGGCTGAGGGTTCGGTGTCCCACCCAGCTCCCAAAC includes these proteins:
- the DIPK1B gene encoding divergent protein kinase domain 1B isoform X2, producing MRRLRRLAHLALFCPFSKGLQGRLPGLRVKYVFLLWLGIFVGSWLVYVHYSTYAELCRGHVCQVVICDQYRKGIISGSVCQDLCNLHKVEWRACLSSVPGRQVYSGLWQGKEVTIKCGIEEGLNSKARSDAAPRQELVLFDKPTRGTSIKEFREMTLSFLKEDHASRLLGSCGDLYVTEGVPHGSWHGAALPPLLRPLLPAALHTALQQWLGPAWPWRAKIAIGLLEFVEELFHGAYGTFYMCETTLANVGYTAKYDFKMADLQQVAPEAAVRRFLRGRHCEHSADCTYGRDCRAPCDKLMRQCKGDLIQPNLAKVCELLRDYLLPGAPADLREELGKQLRTCTTLSGLASQVEAHHSLVLSHLKTLLWKKISNTKYS
- the DIPK1B gene encoding divergent protein kinase domain 1B isoform X1, with translation MRRLRRLAHLALFCPFSKGLQGRLPGLRVKYVFLLWLGIFVGSWLVYVHYSTYAELCRGHVCQVVICDQYRKGIISGSVCQDLCNLHKVEWRACLSSVPGRQVYSGLWQGKEVTIKCGIEEGLNSKARSDAAPRQELVLFDKPTRGTSIKEFREMTLSFLKANLGDLPSLPALVGRVLLMADFNKDSRVSLAEAKSVWALLQQNEFLLLLSLQEDHASRLLGSCGDLYVTEGVPHGSWHGAALPPLLRPLLPAALHTALQQWLGPAWPWRAKIAIGLLEFVEELFHGAYGTFYMCETTLANVGYTAKYDFKMADLQQVAPEAAVRRFLRGRHCEHSADCTYGRDCRAPCDKLMRQCKGDLIQPNLAKVCELLRDYLLPGAPADLREELGKQLRTCTTLSGLASQVEAHHSLVLSHLKTLLWKKISNTKYS